One Methanococcus aeolicus Nankai-3 DNA segment encodes these proteins:
- a CDS encoding radical SAM protein: MIKNVALIFPNKFKGGISSLAMQILHHHLNSYNDVNCDMYFMENYKDIKNKDAIIITLQYENDYFNVINIINNLKPRNPNAIFIGGGPCAMANPMPLNNYFDAFVVGEIEGTNIMYDLINKEPVENGVYYPKLNDFDTVKRIYPKLFDIQDYPLCQFTHPSGAYGEAFLLELGRGCPRRCKFCMAKNIYRPPRFKKIEDLKYIAEEGLKHTPVNKIALISPSVGDYKYIVDLCHHIKDIKENISISPSSLRADTITEELLKILDLKTLTIAPEAGSESLRKFIKKDISEDDIFNALNIAKDNRIDKVKLYYMVGLPNETEEDIEEIIKLSQIVKKDFRKVEVSVNPFIPKPKTEFENEPFDLNSKNTIKYIEKSLKKSNIKVSYENFNSMIVQCVLCRGDSDLGEIIEQYNKPVQFLKYLKKEEFLNNYLERIE, from the coding sequence ATGATAAAAAATGTAGCACTAATTTTTCCAAACAAATTTAAAGGTGGCATATCCAGTTTAGCTATGCAAATATTACATCATCATCTAAATAGCTACAACGATGTAAATTGCGATATGTATTTTATGGAAAATTATAAGGATATAAAAAATAAAGATGCTATAATTATAACACTTCAATATGAAAATGATTATTTTAATGTAATTAATATAATAAATAATTTAAAACCAAGAAATCCAAATGCTATTTTTATTGGTGGTGGTCCTTGTGCTATGGCAAACCCAATGCCATTGAATAATTATTTTGATGCCTTTGTTGTAGGGGAAATAGAGGGAACAAATATAATGTATGATTTAATTAACAAGGAGCCCGTAGAAAATGGAGTATATTATCCAAAATTAAACGATTTTGATACTGTAAAAAGAATATATCCAAAATTATTTGATATTCAAGATTACCCATTATGCCAATTTACTCACCCGTCTGGAGCTTATGGGGAAGCTTTTTTGTTGGAACTGGGAAGAGGTTGCCCAAGAAGATGTAAATTTTGTATGGCAAAAAATATATATCGCCCACCACGATTTAAAAAAATAGAGGATTTAAAATATATTGCAGAGGAAGGGCTAAAACATACACCAGTAAATAAAATAGCTCTTATAAGTCCATCTGTTGGAGATTATAAATATATAGTTGATTTATGTCATCATATAAAAGATATAAAAGAAAATATATCAATATCTCCCTCCTCATTAAGGGCCGACACCATAACAGAAGAATTATTAAAAATCCTTGACCTAAAAACTCTCACAATAGCACCAGAAGCCGGAAGTGAGAGTTTAAGGAAATTTATTAAAAAAGATATTTCGGAAGACGATATTTTTAATGCCTTAAATATAGCAAAAGATAACAGAATAGATAAAGTAAAGCTTTATTATATGGTGGGACTACCCAATGAAACAGAAGAGGACATTGAAGAAATCATAAAATTATCTCAAATAGTTAAAAAAGATTTTAGGAAGGTTGAAGTTAGTGTAAATCCATTCATACCAAAACCTAAAACTGAATTTGAAAATGAACCATTTGATTTAAACTCAAAAAATACAATAAAATATATTGAAAAATCGTTAAAAAAATCAAATATAAAAGTATCTTATGAGAATTTTAATTCTATGATTGTGCAATGTGTTTTATGTCGTGGAGATAGTGATTTAGGGGAGATTATAGAACAATATAATAAACCAGTGCAATTTTTGAAGTATTTGAAAAAAGAAGAATTTTTAAATAATTATTTGGAGAGGATTGAATAA
- a CDS encoding topoisomerase DNA-binding C4 zinc finger domain-containing protein produces MNKLFKILTGNIHFNATKLDNENFNQNWEVPEALISIIGLKNGKKPIFYYGVKRDCEERYNLIKGTSDNGNKFINARLSFKFDKQKIIENEKYIVANGFDGLLLTINIDKNKFISTFEEIIMEGYNSGDEHIIDVLDRMRERNAFDTVEESAKYIANRDYNWLLGRLKYTAGLFNYSGCGYWLIPLKTKMELTRGLIINGNEITINLENTELFKSYMVYIDTKVNLVRYNVFRLCKKEYSLMDEVKKQMKDDICPWCGEKLRTIRTRKGEFLGCTGYPTCLYRRFSKK; encoded by the coding sequence ATGAATAAATTATTTAAGATTTTAACTGGGAATATACACTTTAATGCAACAAAATTAGATAATGAAAACTTTAATCAAAATTGGGAAGTTCCAGAAGCGTTAATATCAATAATTGGATTAAAAAACGGAAAAAAGCCAATATTTTATTATGGAGTTAAGAGAGATTGTGAAGAACGATATAATTTAATAAAGGGAACTTCCGACAATGGAAATAAATTTATAAATGCAAGATTATCTTTTAAATTCGATAAACAAAAGATTATAGAAAATGAAAAATATATTGTAGCAAATGGATTTGATGGTCTTTTATTGACTATAAATATTGATAAAAATAAATTTATATCTACATTTGAAGAAATAATTATGGAAGGATATAATTCTGGAGATGAACACATAATAGATGTTCTTGATAGAATGAGAGAAAGAAATGCTTTCGATACAGTTGAAGAAAGTGCAAAATATATTGCAAATAGGGATTATAACTGGTTATTGGGTAGATTAAAATACACAGCTGGATTATTTAATTATTCTGGTTGCGGATACTGGTTAATACCATTGAAAACTAAGATGGAGCTCACAAGGGGACTAATAATTAATGGTAATGAAATTACAATTAATTTGGAAAATACAGAGCTCTTTAAAAGTTATATGGTATATATAGATACCAAAGTTAATTTAGTTAGATATAATGTATTTAGATTATGCAAAAAAGAATATTCTTTAATGGACGAAGTTAAAAAACAGATGAAAGATGATATCTGTCCATGGTGTGGGGAAAAATTGAGAACCATTAGAACAAGGAAAGGAGAATTTTTAGGATGCACTGGTTATCCAACCTGTTTATATAGAAGATTTTCAAAAAAATAA
- the thiL gene encoding thiamine-phosphate kinase, which yields MDELNIIKIIQNNLKYKGSSHVVKSIGDDCAVVGMGENNYLTITTDMMFRSSHFPNILSPFQIGHRVITANLSDIASMGAKPLGIVVSMGFNNPSKKFIEELTKGINYATELYCCPIIGGDTNKSKELTLCGTAFGIASNPLYRYNGNVGDDIVITNDIGKVYCAFKILEMIETDKKHNNLIEEYSEIMEKLYMPIAQVKMGLLLNKYNYASSCCDISDGLGKELFYMGNFEVKSKKLINAMPKIVIEFCNRFNLNPVEVALNSGEEWELLFTTNKYDKINNILNKYDNTKIIKLKKIGKIIDKGHYLDDEILHTSGYVHKWSDKNE from the coding sequence ATGGACGAATTGAATATTATAAAAATAATACAAAATAATTTAAAATATAAAGGGAGCTCCCATGTGGTAAAATCAATAGGTGATGATTGTGCCGTTGTAGGTATGGGCGAAAATAATTATTTAACAATAACTACGGATATGATGTTTAGGAGCTCCCATTTTCCAAATATATTATCTCCATTTCAAATCGGGCATAGGGTTATAACGGCAAATCTTTCAGATATTGCTTCAATGGGAGCAAAACCTTTGGGAATTGTAGTTTCTATGGGATTTAATAATCCCTCTAAAAAATTCATTGAGGAATTAACAAAAGGCATAAATTATGCAACAGAATTATATTGTTGCCCTATTATTGGGGGAGATACAAATAAATCAAAGGAATTAACATTATGTGGAACGGCTTTTGGAATTGCCTCTAATCCATTATACCGATATAATGGAAATGTGGGCGACGATATAGTCATAACTAACGATATTGGGAAAGTTTATTGTGCTTTTAAAATACTTGAAATGATTGAAACGGATAAAAAGCATAATAACCTTATTGAAGAATATAGTGAAATTATGGAAAAATTATATATGCCCATTGCACAGGTGAAAATGGGATTACTATTAAATAAATATAATTATGCTTCTTCTTGTTGCGATATATCGGATGGATTGGGAAAAGAATTATTTTATATGGGAAATTTTGAAGTAAAATCAAAAAAATTAATAAATGCCATGCCTAAAATTGTAATTGAATTTTGCAATAGATTTAATTTAAATCCTGTTGAGGTTGCTTTAAATAGTGGCGAAGAGTGGGAGCTCCTATTTACCACAAATAAATATGATAAAATAAATAATATATTAAATAAATATGATAATACCAAAATAATAAAACTAAAAAAGATAGGAAAAATAATAGATAAAGGGCATTATTTAGATGATGAAATACTCCATACTAGCGGTTATGTCCATAAATGGAGCGATAAAAATGAATAA
- a CDS encoding ABC transporter ATP-binding protein has translation MMDGVVLKQISKYYGNKLALNNLSFNVKKGEIFGLLGHNGAGKTTTLRIISGIIDNYNGEVLINGNIGYLPEERGLYKDEKVKDILKFFGELHDIPTSKLKEQIDYYLNKLNVSQYKNSKIKTLSKGNQQKIQFIVSIIHNPDIIILDEPFTGLDIVNLNLIKDIIYGLKEQGKTIILSTHQLEKIERFCDRILILKEGKAVKYGRLDEICKKTAYIEYLEDNKLIKYNLSHGEALQLLNDENIKNNIVKFEVRSSLEELFMEDNNG, from the coding sequence ATGATGGATGGTGTAGTATTGAAACAGATATCAAAATACTATGGCAATAAACTGGCACTAAATAATTTATCATTTAATGTAAAAAAAGGGGAAATATTTGGATTGTTAGGACACAATGGAGCAGGAAAAACCACCACACTACGAATTATAAGTGGAATTATTGACAATTACAACGGGGAAGTATTGATAAATGGAAATATTGGGTATTTGCCAGAGGAGCGGGGGCTTTATAAAGATGAAAAAGTAAAGGATATTTTAAAATTCTTTGGGGAGCTCCATGATATACCTACTTCAAAATTAAAGGAACAAATTGATTATTATTTAAATAAATTAAATGTGTCCCAATATAAAAATAGCAAAATAAAAACTCTTTCAAAAGGAAACCAGCAAAAAATTCAGTTTATTGTATCAATTATCCATAATCCCGACATAATTATACTTGATGAGCCATTTACTGGGCTCGATATTGTAAATTTGAATTTAATAAAGGATATAATTTATGGGCTCAAAGAACAGGGGAAAACCATAATATTATCCACCCACCAGCTGGAAAAAATTGAAAGATTTTGCGATAGAATATTAATTTTAAAAGAAGGAAAAGCTGTTAAATATGGTAGATTAGATGAAATATGCAAAAAAACGGCATATATTGAATATTTGGAAGATAATAAGCTAATAAAATATAATTTGTCCCATGGCGAAGCATTGCAATTATTAAATGATGAAAATATAAAAAATAATATTGTTAAATTTGAAGTAAGGAGCTCCTTGGAAGAATTATTTATGGAGGATAATAATGGATAA
- a CDS encoding redox-regulated ATPase YchF — MAILGIVGKPNVGKSTLFNAMTEKVADIGNYPFTTINPNVGTSFVSSECPCVELDIQCNPNNSKCIDGTRYVPVEIIDVAGLVPEAHKGKGMGNKFLDDLRQADAFIVVVDASGTTDIEGNPAENHDPTEDVKFLLNEIDMWIYGIITKNWDKLSRKAQQQKNTAKIISEQLSGLNITEDHVHNSTRNMDESPIKWTEEDLLTLSQTLRKISKPMLICANKADHPNAENNIKKLKEEFKDYIVIPTSAEIELTLKRAEAGNIIKYDRANNDFEIINDSLNDAQKNALNYIKEYLKKNNGTGVRDLLNNAYFELLNMIVVYPVEDENKYCDKKGNVLPDAHLVKKGTTAKQLAYKIHTDIGDKFIYAVDAKKKIRIGADQELKEKDVIKIVSAA; from the coding sequence ATGGCAATATTAGGAATTGTAGGAAAACCGAATGTAGGAAAAAGCACTTTATTTAATGCTATGACCGAAAAAGTAGCAGACATTGGAAATTATCCATTCACAACAATAAACCCAAATGTAGGAACATCATTTGTAAGTTCAGAATGCCCTTGCGTTGAATTAGATATTCAGTGCAACCCAAATAATTCAAAATGTATTGATGGAACAAGATATGTCCCAGTTGAAATAATTGATGTAGCTGGTTTGGTTCCAGAGGCACATAAAGGAAAAGGTATGGGAAATAAATTTTTAGACGATTTAAGGCAGGCTGATGCCTTTATAGTGGTGGTTGATGCAAGTGGAACAACGGATATAGAAGGAAATCCAGCAGAAAATCACGACCCCACCGAAGATGTAAAATTTTTGTTAAATGAAATAGATATGTGGATTTACGGAATAATTACAAAAAACTGGGATAAATTATCGAGAAAAGCCCAACAGCAGAAAAATACGGCAAAGATAATATCAGAACAATTAAGTGGATTGAATATTACCGAAGACCATGTTCATAATTCAACTAGAAATATGGACGAAAGCCCCATTAAATGGACAGAGGAAGACCTTTTAACGCTATCCCAAACCCTTAGAAAAATTTCAAAACCAATGTTAATTTGTGCCAATAAGGCAGACCATCCAAATGCTGAAAACAACATAAAAAAATTAAAAGAAGAATTTAAAGATTATATTGTAATACCTACCTCCGCAGAAATAGAATTAACCTTAAAAAGAGCAGAAGCAGGAAATATAATAAAATATGATAGAGCTAACAATGATTTTGAGATAATAAATGATTCATTAAATGATGCCCAAAAAAATGCTTTAAATTATATTAAAGAATATTTAAAAAAGAATAATGGGACAGGTGTGAGAGATTTATTGAATAATGCTTATTTTGAATTATTAAATATGATTGTGGTTTATCCTGTGGAGGACGAAAACAAATATTGCGATAAAAAAGGAAATGTTCTCCCAGATGCTCATTTAGTTAAAAAAGGCACAACTGCAAAACAGTTGGCATATAAAATACATACAGACATAGGAGATAAATTCATATATGCCGTAGATGCAAAGAAAAAAATAAGAATTGGAGCCGACCAAGAATTAAAAGAAAAAGATGTAATAAAAATAGTATCAGCGGCATAA
- the rtcA gene encoding RNA 3'-terminal phosphate cyclase, producing the protein MEIITIDGSYGEGGGQIIRTAVSLSAITQKPIKIINIRKNRKNKGLSHQHIACVNAIKKLCNAKVEGLFKGSETMEFYPNKLSPKDFTMDIGTAGSISLVIQSILPVGLFIDKDVTINIKGGTNVKNSPTIDYIKYITMDILNKMGYDGQVEIIKRGFYPEGGGEVKLHIKHSKLNKIIDLVELNKNNNVVEGIIFNQNLDAQISKRIRSSATNLIMKHGFIPNIKIENIKGSSSGVGIFLKYGSLGSSMLGEKGLRAEIVGASAVENLLKEINSGMALDKYMGDQIIPFLPFYGGSVGVSKITDHTLSNIFVVEKLLNVKFNVEKYKNNNCNGFLITC; encoded by the coding sequence ATGGAAATAATAACAATAGATGGGAGTTATGGCGAAGGAGGAGGTCAAATTATTAGAACCGCTGTTTCATTGAGTGCCATTACTCAAAAGCCCATAAAAATAATAAATATACGAAAAAATAGAAAAAATAAAGGGCTATCTCACCAGCATATAGCCTGTGTAAATGCCATTAAAAAACTGTGTAATGCAAAGGTAGAAGGACTTTTTAAAGGTTCTGAAACGATGGAATTTTATCCGAATAAACTGTCTCCAAAAGATTTTACTATGGATATTGGAACTGCTGGAAGTATTTCTCTGGTTATTCAGTCAATTCTACCGGTTGGGTTATTTATTGATAAAGATGTTACAATTAACATTAAAGGGGGAACTAATGTAAAAAATTCTCCCACTATTGATTATATTAAATATATTACTATGGATATTTTAAATAAAATGGGGTATGATGGACAGGTTGAAATAATTAAAAGGGGATTTTATCCAGAAGGTGGCGGAGAGGTTAAATTACATATAAAACATTCCAAATTAAATAAAATTATTGATTTGGTGGAATTAAATAAGAATAATAATGTAGTTGAAGGAATAATATTTAATCAAAATTTAGATGCTCAAATTTCTAAAAGAATTCGGAGCTCCGCAACAAACCTAATTATGAAGCATGGATTTATACCAAATATAAAAATAGAAAATATAAAAGGGAGCTCCTCGGGAGTTGGAATATTTTTAAAATATGGTAGTTTAGGGAGCTCCATGCTTGGAGAAAAAGGATTAAGGGCTGAAATTGTTGGGGCCAGTGCAGTCGAAAATCTTTTAAAAGAAATAAACTCAGGAATGGCACTTGATAAATATATGGGAGACCAAATAATCCCATTTTTACCATTTTATGGTGGTTCTGTTGGAGTTTCTAAAATTACCGACCATACCTTATCCAACATATTCGTAGTCGAAAAATTGTTAAATGTTAAATTTAATGTTGAAAAATATAAAAATAATAATTGCAATGGTTTTTTAATAACATGTTAA
- the artE gene encoding archaeosortase family protein ArtE: MNNSKTNINNKYIFLIKFFVLCILFNILFLPLKNRLVDIVAYQSYFILNMLVGASYSGNMIYLSNMVLEVIGACVGLELVAIYLALVFSISKNIKDILIGLPLSIIVYFGNVLRIVLIGLFGVYYIHGIHMIHDIIGFITAPTLTVMASMIYLKLINISDTNEKKI; encoded by the coding sequence ATGAATAATTCAAAAACAAATATAAATAATAAATATATATTTTTAATAAAATTTTTTGTATTGTGTATATTATTTAATATATTGTTCCTACCATTAAAGAATAGATTGGTTGATATTGTAGCATATCAAAGTTATTTTATTTTAAATATGCTTGTTGGAGCTTCATATTCTGGGAATATGATTTATTTGTCCAATATGGTTTTGGAAGTTATCGGGGCTTGTGTGGGTCTTGAATTGGTAGCAATATATCTTGCCCTTGTATTTTCAATATCCAAAAATATTAAAGATATATTGATAGGACTACCACTATCAATTATTGTTTATTTTGGAAATGTGCTAAGGATTGTATTAATCGGATTGTTTGGGGTATATTACATACATGGAATACATATGATACATGATATTATTGGATTTATAACTGCACCAACTTTAACAGTTATGGCTTCAATGATTTATTTAAAGTTAATTAATATAAGTGATACTAATGAGAAAAAAATTTAA
- a CDS encoding ABC transporter permease: MDKDNIKKIYKNQRFLNSLTKIKAIAKREILSNIKRKQFILMILLVPVVMILITMATAYFTAEVEDQKIGYIDNFGMDIPPLFKSFNPLKQENITMQFIKYNNTEIGKNAVINGDINAFIIIPKNYLENEPMTIYSKSKTIPSIIRSSIKDIVLSTVLKDKVDEKTYNIVKSPINLEIYSISKKGEEKENIISQMMPFGFAMLLYIAIISVSGLCTNSVIEEKQHRIMELLLTTTNSTNILIGKIIGISFLGLIQMSIWILFALPIISMVALKIPPFLMVSAVVFFVMAYLFYVSLLSGLSSLFTTQKDAGQIISPIIMVQIIPLLILTLIQSNPNHYIIKILSFVPFTAPQVMLMRMSITHIEPLEVYLSMGVMFIFTVLSFISAVKLFKIGSMIYDEEMTIKKVIKIIK; encoded by the coding sequence ATGGATAAAGATAATATCAAGAAAATTTACAAAAATCAAAGATTTTTGAATTCTCTAACAAAAATAAAGGCAATAGCAAAACGAGAAATATTAAGCAATATCAAACGGAAGCAGTTTATTTTAATGATTTTACTTGTTCCGGTTGTGATGATATTAATTACAATGGCTACGGCATATTTTACAGCGGAAGTTGAAGACCAAAAAATAGGATATATTGATAACTTTGGAATGGATATTCCGCCCCTGTTTAAATCATTTAATCCACTTAAACAGGAAAATATCACGATGCAATTTATAAAATATAATAATACGGAAATCGGAAAAAATGCCGTAATAAATGGGGATATCAATGCATTTATAATAATTCCTAAAAATTATCTTGAAAATGAACCTATGACTATTTATTCAAAATCAAAAACAATCCCCTCAATTATAAGGAGCTCCATAAAAGATATTGTATTATCCACAGTATTAAAGGACAAAGTAGATGAAAAAACATATAATATTGTAAAATCACCGATTAATCTTGAAATATACAGTATAAGCAAAAAAGGAGAGGAAAAAGAAAATATAATTTCTCAAATGATGCCATTTGGCTTTGCCATGCTTTTATATATTGCCATAATTTCCGTATCTGGACTATGCACCAACAGTGTAATTGAAGAAAAACAGCATAGAATCATGGAACTCCTGCTTACAACAACAAATTCAACAAATATATTGATTGGAAAAATAATTGGAATATCATTTTTAGGATTAATTCAAATGAGTATATGGATTTTATTTGCCCTCCCAATTATATCTATGGTAGCATTGAAAATTCCGCCGTTTTTAATGGTTTCCGCGGTTGTGTTCTTTGTAATGGCATATTTATTTTATGTGTCATTGTTAAGTGGGCTATCCTCATTATTTACGACTCAAAAAGATGCGGGGCAGATTATAAGTCCGATTATAATGGTGCAAATAATACCTTTATTAATTCTTACGCTAATTCAATCTAATCCAAATCATTACATTATTAAAATATTGTCATTTGTTCCTTTCACAGCTCCGCAAGTTATGCTTATGAGAATGAGTATAACTCACATAGAACCTTTGGAGGTTTATTTATCTATGGGTGTTATGTTTATATTTACGGTATTATCTTTCATATCAGCCGTGAAATTATTTAAAATAGGTTCTATGATTTACGATGAGGAAATGACAATTAAAAAAGTAATTAAAATTATCAAATAA
- a CDS encoding NOL1/NOP2/sun family putative RNA methylase, translating into MRKKFNSKSKGKNLHASRENKDKDNKINKNKDNKSKNIKNTNKNIKGKGKNDQNKNKDNKKSKDTNKDKTPTTQYIRVNTLKITPEKLKARLTDKGIELEDTFLEYLFKIKNTKVPVGATPEYLFGYYYLQSISSVIPSLVLNPSEKDMVLDMCSAPGGKTTHLCQLMNNKGIVVANEVNRKRIKSLKSNIFRMNITNTIILNSDALRLKYFNSFDKILLDAPCSGNDIKDKNREVSKRDIRYCSLRQKNMINIGIELLKTGGELVYSTCSAEIEENEEVIEYILSMRKDIELINISNFKDTITGISVVDGEVNGTIKVIPPNEPFFIAKIRKIQ; encoded by the coding sequence ATGAGAAAAAAATTTAACAGTAAAAGCAAAGGCAAAAATTTACATGCCAGTCGAGAAAATAAAGATAAAGATAATAAAATAAATAAAAATAAAGACAATAAAAGCAAAAATATTAAAAATACCAATAAAAATATTAAAGGCAAAGGCAAAAACGACCAAAACAAAAATAAGGACAATAAAAAAAGTAAGGATACAAATAAAGATAAAACACCAACTACACAATATATTAGAGTAAATACCTTAAAAATAACACCCGAAAAGCTAAAAGCTCGACTTACAGATAAGGGAATAGAATTAGAGGATACATTTTTAGAATATTTATTCAAAATAAAAAATACAAAAGTTCCAGTTGGAGCAACACCAGAATATTTATTTGGATATTATTATTTACAAAGTATATCCTCCGTAATTCCGTCTTTGGTGTTAAATCCTTCTGAAAAGGATATGGTTCTTGATATGTGTTCAGCTCCAGGGGGGAAAACCACACATTTATGCCAATTAATGAATAATAAGGGAATTGTTGTAGCTAATGAAGTGAATAGAAAAAGAATTAAAAGCTTAAAATCAAATATATTTAGAATGAATATAACAAATACAATAATATTAAATAGCGATGCCCTTAGGTTGAAGTATTTTAATTCGTTTGATAAAATATTATTAGATGCCCCCTGTTCTGGAAATGATATAAAGGATAAAAATAGGGAGGTTAGCAAAAGAGATATACGATACTGCTCTTTAAGGCAGAAAAACATGATAAATATAGGTATAGAATTATTAAAAACAGGTGGGGAATTGGTTTATAGTACCTGTTCGGCGGAAATTGAAGAAAATGAAGAAGTAATAGAATATATATTGAGTATGAGAAAAGATATTGAATTAATAAATATATCTAATTTTAAAGATACGATTACAGGAATTAGCGTAGTTGATGGCGAAGTAAATGGCACAATAAAGGTAATTCCACCAAATGAGCCATTTTTTATAGCTAAAATTAGAAAAATACAATAA